Within the Fretibacterium sp. OH1220_COT-178 genome, the region CTCTCGGACCTGGGACTGGCCGTCGGGACGATCAAGCACGACGGGCACGATTTCGACCTCGACCGTGAGGGCACGGACAGCTGGCGGCACCGCGCGGCGGGAGCGAGGGCTTCGGCCGTCTTTTCCTCGAAGCGCTGGGCGCTGTTCCGCGACGGAGAGCCCGCGCTGGGGACGATCCTCGCGTCGATGGCCGACATGGATCTGATCCTCGTCGAGGGACTCAAGGGATCCGCATGGCCGAAGATCGTGGTTTATGGGGAGGGGGAACGTCCGGAGGCCGCAGAACCGATCCTGGCGGTCGTGTCGCGGGAGCCCGTGGAGCTGCCGTACCCCCGATTTCGCCCGGACGAGGTCGAGGCCATCGCCGCACGGATCCGGTCCGGGATTCGGGATTGCCCATAAGCGGCCACGGGGCGGCCTTTGCGGCCGCC harbors:
- the mobB gene encoding molybdopterin-guanine dinucleotide biosynthesis protein B; its protein translation is MRPAIPGPPTVCICGHKKSGKTLLVTRLVRHLSDLGLAVGTIKHDGHDFDLDREGTDSWRHRAAGARASAVFSSKRWALFRDGEPALGTILASMADMDLILVEGLKGSAWPKIVVYGEGERPEAAEPILAVVSREPVELPYPRFRPDEVEAIAARIRSGIRDCP